In Daphnia magna isolate NIES linkage group LG5, ASM2063170v1.1, whole genome shotgun sequence, a single genomic region encodes these proteins:
- the LOC116922820 gene encoding methionine synthase reductase, producing the protein MAPERCNLFLIYGSQTGQSKSIAEDIKTKAESFNYDVEMMSMDESVEKMPWKEYRFLIIITSSTGDGDPPENAGIFWRKIRSKNLGNDYLCHLEYALLGLGDTNYTTFLGYPKSVEKQLRKLGAKQFYKSGWADDAVGLEIVVDPWIENLWPALENQVLNPQTLPDTIPAPDTPAEQSSVTTTPELAVVSEVEKPLTVSYQKQEEELEKCAVELANLKISVSPLSECDLKVPVLPVSYLELKFNSELMFFPEDVLRKPMPSSRTPVFQAKIKSLKQLTSEKAAKTTLEATLEFSPAEIEYQPGDSIGVCCANCPEEVDALLHRLNMTEQADIPFKLRVKEEFAAMKSGTKPKYEVPSHLPNLATLRFVLTRCCEIRSVPRKAFIRILAEFSSDDAEKRRLLELCSLQGSDDYTRLVRQPELNVLDFLNTFPSCHPPVERLLEQLPRLLARPYSLSSSPLKDPTSASFIFNVVEFPIQDGRTYERKGVATGELSRMLDKIKNGPTDSVGPNANGRGFSLSVFLRTNSGFSLPKSSETPLILIGPGTGVAPFLGFLAHREELVKRDPSLTCGPIWLFYGCRNRDHDYLFKDDLERWHSMGILTRLLVTFSREDKPSQPKYVQELIQLYAASLVKLIDKGACVYVCGDATNMAKDVMQAFIAAFQSGRQLDEEQAKKAVVQLQIEKRYLQDIWT; encoded by the exons TGCCCTGGAAAGAATATAGATTTCTCATCATCATTACATCTTC gactGGCGATGGAGATCCTCCTGAAAATGCAGGCATTTTTTGGAGGAAGATTAGATCAAAGAACTTGGGCAATGATTACTTGTGTCATTTGGAATACGCTCTGCTTGGTTTGGGTGATACAAACTACACAACATTTTTGGGCTATCCCAAGAGTGTTGAGAAACAACTTCGAAAACTTGGAGCAAAACAGTTTTACAAGTCTGGATGGGCAGATGATGCAGTTGGGTTGGAGATTGTGGTTGATCCTTGGATTGAAAACCTATGGCCTGCTCTTGAAAACCAAGTGTTAAATCCACAAACTTTGCCTGACACTATTCCAGCACCTGATACTCCAGCAGAGCAGTCATCCGTTACCACTACCCCAGAACTTGCAGTAGTTTCTGAAGTTGAAAAGCCATTGACTGTGTCCTATCAGAAACAGGAAGAAGAACTGGAAAAATGTGCTGTAGAATTggcaaatttaaaaatatctgTATCTCCACTTAGTGAATGTGATCTAAAAGTCCCAGTTCTTCCAGTTTCGTATTTGGAATTGAAATTCAATTCTGAGTTGATG tttttccCTGAGGACGTTTTGCGAAAGCCGATGCCTTCTTCCAGAACCCCTGTTTTTCAAGCAAAAATCAAAAGCCTGAAACAACTTACCAGCGAAAAGGCAGCAAAAACCACTTTGGAAGCAACGTTGGAATTCTCT CCAGCTGAAATCGAATACCAACCCGGAGACTCGATCGGTGTTTGTTGCGCCAACTGCCCAGAAGAAGTGGACGCACTCCTTCACAGATTAAATATGACCGAGCAAGCTGACATACCATTCAAATTAAGAGTCAAAGAAGAATTTGCTGCAATGAAATCTGGGACCAAACCGAAATATGAAGTCCCTTCTCACTTACCCAATTTAGCCACATTAAGGTTTGTCTTGACTCGATGTTGCGAGATACGAAGCGTACCCCGTAAA GCATTTATTCGGATTCTAGCCGAGTTTTCATCTGACGATGCTGAAAAACGTCGACTCTTGGAACTCTGCAGTCTTCAAGGATCTGACGATTATACGAGGCTTGTCCGTCAGCCCGAGCTCAATGTCTTGGATTTTCTGAATACGTTCCCTTCTTGCCATCCTCCTGTTGAGCGTCTCCTGGAACAATTGCCTCGTCTATTGGCACGACCTTATTCATTAAGCTCGTCACCGTTAAAA GATCCAACATCAGcaagttttattttcaatgtCGTTGAGTTCCCCATTCAAGACGGACGGACTTACGAAAGAAAAGGAGTCGCCACTGGCGAATTGTCCCGAATGTTGGATAAAATCAAGAATGGCCCTACCGATTCTGTTGGTCCCAATGCGAATGGCCGTGGATTTTCC CTGTCCGTATTCTTAAGAACCAACAGCGGATTCTCCTTGCCGAAGAGCTCAGAAACTCCTCTAATTTTGATCGGGCCAGGTACAGGAGTGGCGCCTTTCTTAGGATTCCTAGCTCACAGAGAGGAGCTCGTGAAAAGGGACCCCAGTCTTACTTGTGGTCCCATCTGGCTTTTCTATGGTTGCAGAAACAGGGATCACGATTACCTCTTCAA GGACGACCTGGAAAGGTGGCATTCGATGGGGATCTTGACAAGATTGCTCGTGACTTTTTCCAGAGAGGATAAACCTTCTCAACCTAAATATGTCCAG GAATTGATTCAGCTGTATGCCGCTTCATTGGTGAAGTTGATTGACAAGGGCGCTTGCGTGTACGTTTGCGGCGATGCCACAAATATGGCCAAAGATGTTATGCAAGCATTCATCGCTGCATTCCAAAGTGGCCGCCAATTGGACGAGGAACAAGCGAAGAAGGCAGTTGTTCAACTCCAAATAGAAAAGCGATATTTGCAAGATATCTGGACTTGA